In a single window of the Rhineura floridana isolate rRhiFlo1 chromosome 3, rRhiFlo1.hap2, whole genome shotgun sequence genome:
- the CDK20 gene encoding cyclin-dependent kinase 20 isoform X1 — protein sequence MDQYSILGRIGEGAHGIVFKAKNIETGETVALKKVALRKLEDGIPNQALREIKALQEIEENQHVVKLKDVFPHGTGFVLVFEYMLSDLSEVIRNSEQPLTEAQVKGYMLMLLKGVAFCHANSIMHRDLKPANLLISSTGQLKIADFGLARVFTSDGERLYSHQVATRWYRAPELLYGARKYDEGVDLWAVGCIFAELLNNSPLFPGENDIEQLCCVLRVLGTPNQKIWPEITELPDYNKISFKEKLPIPLEQVVPDASPQAVQLLKQFLLYPSKQRVQAPQALLHPYFFTPPLPAHHSELPIPQRGGKKARHGPQHQHDFHVEQPLEESVVDLELVAPYAIDI from the exons ATGGACCAGTATAGCATCCTGGGCCGCATTGGAGAAGGGGCCCATGGTATCGTCTTCAAAGCCAAGAACATAGAA ACTGGCGAGACGGTTGCCCTCAAGAAAGTAGCCCTCCGCAAATTAGAAGATGGGATCCCCAACCAAGCACTTCGAGAGATCAAAGCCCTGCAGGAGATTGAGGAAAATCAACAT GTGGTGAAGCTGAAGGACGTCTTCCCCCATGGCACGGGTTTTGTGCTGGTGTTTGAATACATGCTGTCCGACTTGTCGGAGGTTATCCGCAACTCCGAGCAGCCGCTCACTGAGGCCCAAGTGAAAGGCTACATGCTTATGTTGCTCAAGGGGGTGGCTTTCTGCCATGCCAACTCCATCATGCACCGG gatcTGAAACCAGCCAATTTGCTGATCAGCTCCACAGGTCAGCTGAAGATTGCTGACTTTGGTCTGGCCAGGGTATTCACCAGTGATGGAGAGAGGCTGTATAGCCACCAAGTGGCCACCAG GTGGTATCGGGCTCCCGAACTCCTGTACGGTGCCCGGAAATATGACGAAGGTGTGGATCTCTG GGCTGTGGGATGCATCTTTGCTGAGCTTCTCAACAACTCCCCGCTTTTCCCTGGAGAGAATGATAttgagcagttgtgctgtgtcCTCCGAGTGCTTGGGACACCTAACCAGAAGATCTGGCCG GAGATCACAGAGTTGCCCGATTACAATAAGATTTCCTTCAAAGAGAAGCTGCCAATTCCTCTGGAGCAGGTGGTGCCTGATGCCTCCCCACAAGCTGTGCAGCTCCTGAAGCAGTTTCTGCTCTATCCTTCCAAGCAACGTGTGCAGGCACCACAG gcACTATTGCACCCCTATTTCTTCACGCCCCCATTGCCTGCCCACCACTCGGAGCTGCCCATCCCTCAGCGCGGGGGCAAAAAAGCCCGTCATGGGCCCCAGCACCAGCATGACTTCCACGTGGAGCAGCCGTTGGAGGAGTCTGTCGTGGACCTGGAGCTTGTGGCACCTTATGCGATTGACATATGA
- the LOC133379228 gene encoding uncharacterized protein LOC133379228, translating to MGWMRANKLKLNPNKTEMLLVGGPSAQMVDVRPVLDGVTLPLKEQVRSLGVLLDPLLSLEAQVASVAQNAFYQLRLVAQLRPYLSKEHLASVIHAMVTSRLDYCNALYVGLPMKTVRKLQLVQNAAARVLTGTKKFDHITPVLAQLHWLPICFRARFKVLVLTYKALNGIGPQYLMERLSRYVPTRSLRSTSKALLRVPTHKEARRSTTRSRAFSVVAPELWNALPDEIRLCYLFGASNK from the exons atgggctggatgagagctaataaactgaaactcaatcctaacaagactgagatgctgttggtgggaggaccctctgcccagatggttgacgttcgacctgtcctagatggggttacactccccctaaaggaacaggtacgtagtttgggggtcttattagatccgctcctgtcacttgaggctcaggtagcctcggtggcacagaatgcattctaccagctccggctggtagcccaactacgaccctatttgagcaaggagcatcttgcctcagttatccatgctatggtaacctctagattggactactgtaatgcactctacgtggggctacctatgaagacggttcggaaacttcagctagtgcaaaatgctgcggccagagttctcactgggacaaagaaatttgaccatataacacctgtcctggcgcagctgcactggctaccgatatgtttccgggccagattcaaagtgttggttcttacctataaagccctaaatggcatcggaccgcaatacctgatggagcgcctctctcgctatgtacctacccgttcactacgctcgacgtcgaaggcccttctccgggtcccaacccataaagaggcccggagatcaacaactagatctagggccttctcagtggtggcccccgaactatggaatgccctcccagacgagatacgcctctgttatcttttcggcgccag CAACAAATAA
- the CDK20 gene encoding cyclin-dependent kinase 20 isoform X2, with translation MDQYSILGRIGEGAHGIVFKAKNIETGETVALKKVALRKLEDGIPNQALREIKALQEIEENQHDLKPANLLISSTGQLKIADFGLARVFTSDGERLYSHQVATRWYRAPELLYGARKYDEGVDLWAVGCIFAELLNNSPLFPGENDIEQLCCVLRVLGTPNQKIWPEITELPDYNKISFKEKLPIPLEQVVPDASPQAVQLLKQFLLYPSKQRVQAPQALLHPYFFTPPLPAHHSELPIPQRGGKKARHGPQHQHDFHVEQPLEESVVDLELVAPYAIDI, from the exons ATGGACCAGTATAGCATCCTGGGCCGCATTGGAGAAGGGGCCCATGGTATCGTCTTCAAAGCCAAGAACATAGAA ACTGGCGAGACGGTTGCCCTCAAGAAAGTAGCCCTCCGCAAATTAGAAGATGGGATCCCCAACCAAGCACTTCGAGAGATCAAAGCCCTGCAGGAGATTGAGGAAAATCAACAT gatcTGAAACCAGCCAATTTGCTGATCAGCTCCACAGGTCAGCTGAAGATTGCTGACTTTGGTCTGGCCAGGGTATTCACCAGTGATGGAGAGAGGCTGTATAGCCACCAAGTGGCCACCAG GTGGTATCGGGCTCCCGAACTCCTGTACGGTGCCCGGAAATATGACGAAGGTGTGGATCTCTG GGCTGTGGGATGCATCTTTGCTGAGCTTCTCAACAACTCCCCGCTTTTCCCTGGAGAGAATGATAttgagcagttgtgctgtgtcCTCCGAGTGCTTGGGACACCTAACCAGAAGATCTGGCCG GAGATCACAGAGTTGCCCGATTACAATAAGATTTCCTTCAAAGAGAAGCTGCCAATTCCTCTGGAGCAGGTGGTGCCTGATGCCTCCCCACAAGCTGTGCAGCTCCTGAAGCAGTTTCTGCTCTATCCTTCCAAGCAACGTGTGCAGGCACCACAG gcACTATTGCACCCCTATTTCTTCACGCCCCCATTGCCTGCCCACCACTCGGAGCTGCCCATCCCTCAGCGCGGGGGCAAAAAAGCCCGTCATGGGCCCCAGCACCAGCATGACTTCCACGTGGAGCAGCCGTTGGAGGAGTCTGTCGTGGACCTGGAGCTTGTGGCACCTTATGCGATTGACATATGA